GCCCTTGCGTGGCTCAGCCCGACCCCATCCGCTTGACCACCTGCATGGCTCCCCACAGCCCCGACGGCAAGTTCATCATCCGCTGTCCCTATGGGGACCAAGGGCGTCGAGGTGGTCCCTGGCCCAGGTATTGCACTTGTGATTCCTGCTATTCCGACTGCTGCACCAATTGCTCCCCGGCTCCGTCGAGTTCGGACGGCTCCCGTCCCGACCCTGGTCGGCCCCACCGGGCGCAGGCATCTGCCGTAGGGGCACCCAGCCCTGCTCCACAGACGGACAGAGGCCGGCTATGAGCGACGGGAGGTGTCAGTTCGCTTGATCACCGGCACGTCTCCGAGGCTGAGTTCGCGGAACGTGACCCGGAGAGTCGGCTCGTCGGTTGTCACATTGAGAGCTGCCTCGCGCCGGGGGTATGGCCCAGGAACTAAATGCTTAGCCCACCTGGCCCCAGCGTTGACGCTGGTCAACAGTGACTGCAGCCCGCCGTGCTTCCATCTCGTCATGGAGGTGCTGACGTGATGGCCGGAGATCGACAGCAAGACAGCTACCCGCATGTAGGAACGCCGCGACGGCGCGTACTGGCCGCGGCCGCCCTGACTCCGTTGCTGGCCGGCGCGCCGACTCCCGCTCGCGCTCTCGCCACCGGGACGGGCGAGGTAAAGAGCCGCAGGCTGGTCGAGCCGGTTCCCACTGCCCTATCGGACTGGGAGAAGGTGGCCAAAGCGCTGGGCCGAAAAGGCGACATGAAGCGAAAGATGATGTACCACACAGCCCTCCCACGTCGGGACCTCCGCGTGCGCTCGCGCCATGTCACCGTCAAACCGGCGCTCGCCCTCGGTTCGCACGTGTCTTTCGTGCGCTACGCCGACAAGAGCACGATGGTGATGGGCGATGTGGTGGTCACCGAGCGCGAACTCCAGCCCTTCACCGATGCCCTGCAAGAGCACGAGATCGCACAGACCGCGATCCATAAGCACCTCCTTTCCCAGACTCCTCACATCTGGTGGGTCCACATCCACGCCCACGGCCACCACCCGGTGGCTGTGGCCCGCGGTCTGCGCGCCGCGTTCGACCGCACCAGTACCCCGCCCCCGCGCCCGCCGGCCCGGGCACGGCGCGTCGACCTGGACACTGCCGGCATCGATGCCGCGCTCGGCGTCAAGGGCTCCACCGACGAGGGCATCTACAAGTGCATCTTCGTCCGCCGCGAGACCATCACCGACGGTCACCTGGTACTGCCCCCGGGCCTGGGTTCGACCAGCGCGTTCAACTTCCAGCCGCTGGGCGGCGGCCGGGCAGCAATCAGTGGCGACTGCGCCATGATTGCCAAGGAAGTCCAAGACGTTCTGGTGGCTCTGCGGTGTGCCGGGGCCGAGCTGGTCGAGCTGCACAACCACGGCTTGACGGACGAACCCCGTCTGTTCTTCATCCACTTCTGGGCTGTTGGTGACGGCGTCAAGCTGGCCAGGGCCTTGCGCCCCGCCGTGGACGCCACCAACGTCGTACCGGTCGGCTGACCACCACACCGGCGACGGGCACGGGCTCGACCCGTGGGACGCCACCCGCTGTCCTGTCTCACTCGATCCTGCTCGGTGCTCGGTGCTCGGTGCTTGGTGCTCGGTGGTTGACGCTCGGTGGTTGACGCTGGGACCTGGACGGACACAACGGCAAGGGAGAGGGACTCGGGTCGGTGTGCCTCCGGTGACGTTGTCTCCCGGTTTCGATCCTCAGGGTCGTCTCACTTGATAGCGCGGCCGCTGAGTGAGCCGGGGGTGTGGTTGTCCAACAGGAGGCTCACCGACTCGCGGAGGTCCGCAGGCTCGCGGTAGTGCACGCCGATCATCCCGAGCGCCACGGCGGCTTCGACGTTCTCCAGCCGGTCATCCACGAAGAGGCACCGATCAATGACGACACCTGCCCGTTCGGCGGCCACTTCGTAGATCTCCCGGCCCGGCTTGGCCACCCCCAGCCGGGCGCTGTTGACGACATGGCCGGCGAAATCCGCCGGCCCCAACGATGCCAAGTCGTCCTCCAGCTCAAGAGTTGCGTTCGTTACCAGGACCACGGGCATGTGTGCCCGCACCTGCCGAAGCAGGGACACCACTACCTCGTCGGCCCAGAACGGCGCCGAGGCAAGTGCCATACCGAGCTCACGCGCCTGCGCCTCCGGAACCTGCCCCGCAAGGCCGAGCGCAATGGACTCCACCCCCTGCCGCTGAGTGATCTTGCCGAGAAGCAGCGGCAGATCAATCTCCGGCGCATAGGCCACCTTCATGGTCGTGCCTGGTGCCAGCCCGGCGACATGCTCCCGTGTTGCCAGCTGCGTCATGTCGTAGAAAACGGATCACGTTGTCGAGGTCGCACAACACCGCATCGAAGGGTCGCTTGCAAGTCTGGGAAGTCGTCACTGCCCTTGGATAACACAGGGACCGGCAAGCAAGTTGTTGTCTCTTGTGGCCCTGCCCCCGACGCGCGAACCGGGAACGCAAGGTGGAAAGCCAGTGAGACGGAGCCCAGGTCGATTCGTTGCGACTCCGGTTCGCCCGCGCACCCTCTTCACGTGTGGGCACTCGGCCACGGGCGGAAGACGCCGAGGCCG
This Streptomyces decoyicus DNA region includes the following protein-coding sequences:
- a CDS encoding DUF1259 domain-containing protein; amino-acid sequence: MAGDRQQDSYPHVGTPRRRVLAAAALTPLLAGAPTPARALATGTGEVKSRRLVEPVPTALSDWEKVAKALGRKGDMKRKMMYHTALPRRDLRVRSRHVTVKPALALGSHVSFVRYADKSTMVMGDVVVTERELQPFTDALQEHEIAQTAIHKHLLSQTPHIWWVHIHAHGHHPVAVARGLRAAFDRTSTPPPRPPARARRVDLDTAGIDAALGVKGSTDEGIYKCIFVRRETITDGHLVLPPGLGSTSAFNFQPLGGGRAAISGDCAMIAKEVQDVLVALRCAGAELVELHNHGLTDEPRLFFIHFWAVGDGVKLARALRPAVDATNVVPVG